A window of Alkalinema sp. FACHB-956 genomic DNA:
TTTTAATTGTTTGCCTGAGTTTGCAACAAATCCATTAGAAGATCAATACTTTGGCGCACCGATCGCGCAGAAGAGAGCAATTGCTCCTGTTCATGGGTTGTCAGCTTCAGTTCCACCACCTGATCTACACCTCGGCATCCCAAACGACAGGGCACTCCCAGAAAAATATCTTTCAATCCATATTCTCCATTCAGATAGACGGCTGCGGGTAACAGCCGCGCTTGGTTATATAACACGGCCTCCACCATCAAAGCTGCCGAGGAAGCGGGGGCATAGAAGGCACTGCCCGTTTGCATTAATTGCACAATTTCTGCGCCGCCGTTACGGGTGCGATCGATTAATCGAGCAATCGTAGCTTCATCCATTAGCTCAGTAATGGGGATTCCGCTGACTGTGGTATACCGAGGTAACGGCACCATTAAATCACCATGGCCGCCCAAAACAGTTGCATGGATCTCTGCGACCGAAACCCCCAGTTCCATGGCAACAAAGGTTTGGAATCGGGAGGCATCCAGCACCCCGGCCATCCCCATCACCCGATCGGGGGGCAAATCACTCACCTGCCATG
This region includes:
- the mdh gene encoding malate dehydrogenase codes for the protein MLSAQVLGCPQFRVAVIGAGNVGSALAQRLAEKNLADVVLLDVVPGRPQGLALDLMEARGVERHNRRILGTNDYADTAGSDIVVVTAGVARKPGMSRDDLLITNAKIVQKVVQNAIAQSPNAVIIMVTNPLDVMTYLAWQVSDLPPDRVMGMAGVLDASRFQTFVAMELGVSVAEIHATVLGGHGDLMVPLPRYTTVSGIPITELMDEATIARLIDRTRNGGAEIVQLMQTGSAFYAPASSAALMVEAVLYNQARLLPAAVYLNGEYGLKDIFLGVPCRLGCRGVDQVVELKLTTHEQEQLLSSARSVRQSIDLLMDLLQTQANN